CAGGCCAGCGCGCCGGCGATGGCGACCACCGCGCCCACCGACAGATCGATGCCGCCGGTGGCGATGACCAGGGTCATGCCGACCGAGATCAGCACCAGCGGAGCGCCATAACGCAGGATGTCGATGGGACCGCCGTAGAGGTGGCCGTCCTGCATGCGGACCGACAGGAACCCGGGGGTGTGGACGACGTCCACGATCAGCAGCGCGACCAAGGCCAGCGCGGGCCAGAACAGCCGGTGGCGCAGCACGGGGAGGAGTCTGTTGTTCATGAGGCAGTACCGCTCGCAATGGTTTCCATGAGCCGGTCCACGGTCAACGCGGAGGTGTTGGCCAGTTCGGCGACCAGGCGGCGGTCGCGCAGCACCTCGACCTTGTGGGACAGTCGCAGCACCTCCTCGAGTTCCGCGGAGATGAACAGCACCGCCATCCCCTCCTCGGCCAGCGACAGCACCAGGCGCTGAATCTCGGCCTTGGCGCCGATGTCGATGCCGCGGGTGGGCTCGTCGAGGATCAGCAGTCGCGGCTGGGTCACCAGCCACCGCGCCAGCAGCACCTTCTGCTGATTGCCGCCCGAGAGCGACCGGACCGGCAGTTTCGGGTCGGACGGTGTGATACGCAGTGCCGCAATATATTTCGACACCAGTTCGGCGCGCTGCCGGGCCGGTATCGGCCGGGCCCAGCCGCGGGCGGCCTGTGCGGCGAGCAGAATGTTCTCCGCCACCGACAGTTCCAGCACCAGCCCGTCGGTCTTGCGGTCCTCCGGGCAGAACGCCAGCCGCTGTGCCACCGCGGCGCGGGGCGAGCGCAGAGGAGCGGCCGCGCCCGCGGCCTGGACGGTGCCGGTGGCCGCGCGGTCGGCGCCGAACAGCAGGCGGGCCACCTCCGTGCGGCCGGAACCGAGCAGGCCGGCCAGCCCGACCACCTCGCCCGCGTGCACGGTCAGGTCGAAGGGCTCGACGGAGTTGCGTTTGCCGCCCAGACCCGTTGCGGTGAGCACGGGTTCGGTGGCGGCGGCGCGCTCGCTCGGCCCGCCGTGCTGGGTGCCCTCGTGCTCGATCTGCTCGAGCACGTCGGCGGCGCTGCCCAGCATGCGCGACACCAGGCTCTTGTGGGTCAGCTCGGCGACCGGGTATTCCCCGACCAGTGTCCCGTTGCGCAGCACCGTGGCCCGGTCGCACAGCGCGAAGATCTGGTCGAGGAAGTGGGTGACGAACAAGATCGCGACCCCGTCGCCGGCCAGCCGGCGCATCAGCCGGAACAGCTGCTGCGACTCACCGGCGTCCAGCGAGGAGGTGGGCTCGTCCAGCACCAGCACCCGCGCGTCCAGGTCGACGGCCCGCGCGATGGCGATGAGCTGTTGCACCGCCAGGGAATACGAGCCGAGCCGGGCGGTGACGTCGACGTCCAGCCCCATTCGCGACATCAGTGCCGCCGCCGCGCGGCGCATGACCGAGAACCGCACCAGCCCGGCGCGGCGCGGTTCCCGGCCGATGTAGATGTTCTCCGCGACAGACAGATTCGGGCACAGGTTGACCTCCTGGTACACGGTGCTCACCCCGGCGCGCTGGGCCTGCTGGGGCCCGGTGAAGCGCACCGGCTGCCCGCCGAGCCGGATGGTCCCGGTATCGGCGGGGTGAATTCCGGTGAGCACCTTGATGAGTGTCGATTTGCCCGCGCCGTTCTCGCCCACCAGGGCGTGGATCTCACCGGGGAACAGCCGCAGGTCGACCGCGGTCAGTGCGGTCACCGCGCCGAATCGCTTGCCGATGCCGGTCATCGACAGCAGCGGCGCGGTGCTCGAGTGCGACATCGTCATCAGTACTTGCGCTGGGGGAGTGCGGCCGCGGCCTGCTCGGGGGTGAAGGTGGTCTCGGTGGTGACGATGCGATGATCCACCGGCTGACCGGCCTTGACCTTCTTGACCAGATCCATCAGTTGGGGTCCGAGCAGCGGATTGCATTCCACCACATAGTTTTCCTTGCCGTCGACGAGCGCCTGCAGCGCGTCGTGCACCCCGTCGATGGACACGATCTTGATGTCCTTGCCCGGCTCGAGCCCGGCCTCCTCGATGGCCTGGATGGCGCCCAGGGCCATATCGTCGTTGTGGGCGAAGAGCACGTCGATCTTCTGATGCGAGGCCAGGAACGCCTGCATGACCTCCTTGCCCTTGGCGCGGGTGAAATCGCCGGTCTGCGAGGCGACGATCTTGAACTTGGGATCGGCCCCGATCAGGTCCAGGAAGCCCTTCTTGCGGTCGATCGCCGGTGCGGACCCCGTGGTGCCCTGCAACTCGGCGATGTTAACGGTCTCATTGGAGCCCTTGTAGGTGTCGAGCACCCACTGCGCCGCCTTGCGGCCCTCTTCGACGAAGTCCGAGCCCAGGAAGGTCGCGTAGTAGGAGGGATCCTTCGAGTCCACCGCGCGGTCGGTCAGGATCACCGGAATCTTGGCGTCCTTGGCCTCCTTCAGCACGGTGTCCCACCCGGATTCGACCACCGGCGAGAACGCGATCACATCCACCTTCTGCTGGATGAACGACCGGATCGCCTTGATCTGGTTCTCCTGCTTCTGTTGTGCGTCAGCGAATTTCAGGTTGATCCCGGCATCCTTGGCGGAGTCCTGGATGGATTGGGTGTTGGCCGTGCGCCAGCCGCTCTCGGCCCCGACCTGGGAGAATCCGAGAGAGGTTCCACCACCCCCGGATCCGCCTCCGCAGGCGGCCGCCGTGGCGGCGACGAAGGTGAGGGTGCTGGCGACGATGACAAGCCTCTTGAACACGAGGTCTCCCTTGCGGCGAACAGTTGATGAGGGGGAGGTCCTGATAGTGTTAACGCTCACATTGATGCCGTCAAGGGTCGATTCGAACCCGTACGCTGAATCCGTCTGGCCGAGACAGTCGAAAGGTGTGGACGTGAGGGACAACGAGAAGGTTGCCGACGGTGCTGCGCCGCAGCCCACGCGGCCCGCGGTCATGATCGACGTGGCCAAGCGGGCCGGGGTTTCGCACCAGACCGTGTCCCGGGTGCTCAACGACAGTCCGCAGGTGCGGCCCGAGACCCGGGAGCGGGTGTTGCGGGCGGTCGAG
This sequence is a window from Nocardia yunnanensis. Protein-coding genes within it:
- a CDS encoding sugar ABC transporter ATP-binding protein, with amino-acid sequence MSHSSTAPLLSMTGIGKRFGAVTALTAVDLRLFPGEIHALVGENGAGKSTLIKVLTGIHPADTGTIRLGGQPVRFTGPQQAQRAGVSTVYQEVNLCPNLSVAENIYIGREPRRAGLVRFSVMRRAAAALMSRMGLDVDVTARLGSYSLAVQQLIAIARAVDLDARVLVLDEPTSSLDAGESQQLFRLMRRLAGDGVAILFVTHFLDQIFALCDRATVLRNGTLVGEYPVAELTHKSLVSRMLGSAADVLEQIEHEGTQHGGPSERAAATEPVLTATGLGGKRNSVEPFDLTVHAGEVVGLAGLLGSGRTEVARLLFGADRAATGTVQAAGAAAPLRSPRAAVAQRLAFCPEDRKTDGLVLELSVAENILLAAQAARGWARPIPARQRAELVSKYIAALRITPSDPKLPVRSLSGGNQQKVLLARWLVTQPRLLILDEPTRGIDIGAKAEIQRLVLSLAEEGMAVLFISAELEEVLRLSHKVEVLRDRRLVAELANTSALTVDRLMETIASGTAS
- a CDS encoding ABC transporter substrate-binding protein yields the protein MFKRLVIVASTLTFVAATAAACGGGSGGGGTSLGFSQVGAESGWRTANTQSIQDSAKDAGINLKFADAQQKQENQIKAIRSFIQQKVDVIAFSPVVESGWDTVLKEAKDAKIPVILTDRAVDSKDPSYYATFLGSDFVEEGRKAAQWVLDTYKGSNETVNIAELQGTTGSAPAIDRKKGFLDLIGADPKFKIVASQTGDFTRAKGKEVMQAFLASHQKIDVLFAHNDDMALGAIQAIEEAGLEPGKDIKIVSIDGVHDALQALVDGKENYVVECNPLLGPQLMDLVKKVKAGQPVDHRIVTTETTFTPEQAAAALPQRKY